The Saccharopolyspora gloriosae genome window below encodes:
- a CDS encoding carboxyl transferase domain-containing protein: MGEVAGVRELIGTVCEDFEEFESPRGAERTSAADGPLAWPGYDDQRRRAAERTGAEESVLCGHGRIGADRAVFIAFEFGFLGGSVGEEAGARVVAAFEQARERRLPVVSLVASGGSRMQEGIRALVQLQAIARACLLTRQARIPHITVLRNPTTGGMWASLAAGADVVLAAPEAAVAFGGSRVRSASETGEPFTAEGKLADGQVDRLVPDAELPAVLAQLVGLLHPQRLVRPPEPAEVPAPLREPDQVRPGADSGWDAVRRARAADRPHAADYLDRYFTSRFELSGDRAGGPDSGMLCGIGEHDGRPVAYAAQAGTANTPAGFRTAARLVRLADQLGLPVLTLVDTPGAANDAEAERAGAGAAIGQLFTAVAEARVPITTLVIGEGGSGGALALAAPESTWITADAYFAVIAPESSAAILKQPPEQVPELAHRLRLRPRDLLELGFVQGVVPPG; the protein is encoded by the coding sequence ATGGGTGAGGTGGCCGGCGTGCGCGAGCTGATCGGCACCGTGTGCGAGGACTTCGAGGAGTTCGAGTCCCCGCGCGGCGCCGAGCGCACCTCGGCCGCGGACGGGCCGTTGGCGTGGCCCGGCTACGACGATCAGCGCCGCCGCGCCGCCGAGCGCACCGGCGCCGAGGAGTCGGTGCTGTGCGGGCACGGCAGGATCGGTGCGGACCGGGCGGTGTTCATCGCTTTCGAGTTCGGGTTCCTCGGCGGTTCGGTGGGCGAGGAGGCGGGCGCGCGGGTCGTGGCCGCGTTCGAGCAGGCGCGCGAACGCAGGCTGCCGGTGGTGTCCCTGGTCGCCTCCGGTGGCAGCCGGATGCAGGAGGGGATCCGCGCGCTGGTCCAGTTGCAGGCGATCGCGCGGGCTTGCCTGCTGACCAGGCAGGCCCGGATTCCGCACATCACCGTCCTGCGCAACCCGACGACCGGCGGGATGTGGGCGTCGCTGGCGGCGGGCGCGGATGTCGTGCTCGCCGCACCGGAGGCCGCGGTGGCCTTCGGTGGCAGCCGGGTGCGCAGCGCCAGCGAGACCGGTGAGCCGTTCACCGCGGAGGGCAAGCTCGCCGACGGCCAGGTGGATCGCCTGGTCCCGGACGCGGAGCTCCCCGCCGTGCTGGCCCAGCTGGTCGGCCTGCTGCACCCGCAACGCCTGGTGCGTCCGCCCGAGCCGGCCGAGGTCCCGGCACCGTTGCGCGAACCGGATCAGGTGCGACCGGGTGCGGACAGCGGGTGGGACGCCGTCCGGCGAGCGCGGGCCGCCGACCGCCCGCACGCGGCGGACTACCTGGATCGCTACTTCACCTCCCGGTTCGAGCTCAGCGGGGACCGTGCCGGCGGCCCGGACTCGGGAATGCTGTGCGGGATCGGCGAGCACGACGGCCGCCCCGTCGCCTACGCCGCGCAGGCGGGAACGGCGAACACCCCGGCCGGATTCCGCACCGCGGCCCGGCTGGTCCGGCTGGCCGATCAGCTGGGCCTGCCGGTGCTCACCTTGGTCGACACACCGGGTGCGGCCAACGACGCCGAGGCCGAGCGCGCGGGTGCCGGAGCCGCCATCGGGCAGCTGTTCACCGCCGTGGCCGAAGCCCGCGTGCCGATCACGACGCTGGTCATCGGCGAGGGCGGTTCCGGCGGCGCGTTGGCCCTGGCGGCACCGGAGTCGACCTGGATCACGGCGGACGCGTACTTCGCCGTCATCGCGCCGGAGTCGAGCGCGGCGATCCTCAAGCAGCCGCCGGAGCAGGTCCCGGAGCTCGCCCACCGGCTCAGGCTCCGTCCGCGGGACCTGCTCGAACTCGGCTTCGTGCAAGGCGTGGTCCCGCCGGGCTGA
- a CDS encoding VTT domain-containing protein yields the protein MIGWLLATAGTALLGSVFPLANIELYLVGVLTSVDGLSWWALALAAAIGQMTGKTLFYLAGRGGFSLGTRLGRMTEARKGGRWAAWLEKFHDRTRQHPWWGLGVLFVSAVASFPPFTVLCFLSGAAGLPLLGFLAVSLAGRAIHFLIIAGAPELIHQLPFFG from the coding sequence ATGATCGGATGGCTGCTGGCCACCGCGGGAACCGCCCTGCTGGGCAGCGTCTTCCCGCTCGCCAACATCGAGCTCTACCTGGTCGGCGTCCTCACCAGCGTCGACGGGCTGAGCTGGTGGGCACTGGCGCTGGCCGCCGCGATCGGCCAGATGACCGGCAAGACGCTGTTCTACTTGGCGGGGCGAGGCGGTTTCAGCCTCGGCACCCGGCTCGGCCGCATGACCGAAGCGCGCAAGGGCGGGCGCTGGGCGGCCTGGCTGGAGAAGTTCCACGACCGCACCCGGCAGCACCCGTGGTGGGGCCTCGGCGTCCTGTTCGTCAGCGCCGTCGCGAGCTTCCCCCCGTTCACCGTCCTGTGCTTCCTCTCCGGCGCGGCCGGCCTCCCGCTGCTCGGCTTCCTGGCGGTGAGCCTCGCCGGACGGGCGATCCACTTCCTGATCATCGCGGGCGCACCGGAACTGATCCACCAGCTGCCCTTCTTCGGCTGA
- a CDS encoding FCD domain-containing protein, whose product MSDALRPLTRPRLYEQVVLRLREHVAASGLEIGDRLPPERELAERLGVSRASVRQAIVVLEVQGLVEVRHGGGTYLLRSTLDSEPVDELVARRNRLPDVLDAREGLETKLAELAAERRTEADVAEIDAALADMRAQVERGELGGDGDRRFHAAITAAAHSTMLAEFMRTIADEIAESRQESLRQPNRPPKSLAQHERIAEAIRAGNPRTASTAMRRHLRTVSRVRLLAWNPDADEQP is encoded by the coding sequence GTGTCCGACGCGCTGCGGCCGTTGACCCGACCGAGGCTCTACGAGCAGGTCGTGCTGCGGTTGCGCGAGCACGTCGCGGCATCCGGACTCGAAATCGGCGATCGGCTGCCGCCGGAGCGCGAGCTCGCGGAGCGGCTCGGCGTGAGCCGGGCATCGGTGCGCCAGGCGATCGTGGTGCTGGAGGTGCAGGGGCTGGTCGAGGTCCGCCACGGCGGCGGCACCTACTTGCTGCGAAGCACGCTGGACAGCGAGCCCGTCGACGAGCTGGTGGCACGCCGCAACCGGCTTCCCGACGTGCTCGACGCCCGCGAGGGCCTGGAGACCAAGCTCGCCGAGCTCGCCGCCGAACGCCGCACCGAGGCCGACGTCGCGGAGATCGACGCGGCGCTCGCCGACATGCGCGCCCAGGTCGAACGCGGCGAGCTGGGCGGCGACGGGGACCGCCGCTTCCACGCCGCGATCACCGCCGCCGCGCACAGCACGATGCTCGCCGAGTTCATGCGCACCATCGCCGACGAGATCGCCGAGAGCCGCCAGGAGTCGCTGCGCCAGCCGAACCGGCCGCCGAAGTCGCTGGCCCAGCACGAGCGCATCGCCGAGGCGATCCGCGCGGGCAATCCCCGCACCGCGAGCACCGCGATGCGCCGGCACCTGCGCACCGTCAGCCGGGTCCGCCTGCTGGCCTGGAACCCGGACGCCGACGAGCAGCCCTGA
- a CDS encoding amino acid permease, with protein sequence MSVLRTLPVEDVLERTERSGLARRLSGVDLVGFGIGIIIGTGVFTLAGIEAKEHAGPAVVLAFLVGGVVAALAALCYAELASAVPTAGSAYTYGYTTLGEIFAWIIGWDLLLEFALGAAVVSRSWSGYVSSLLGLPPEWFSEDATVNVGAILIIGVLTVVAVLGIRESSWLTNALVVVKVSVCVLVIVAGLFFFNGAHLTPFVPPSQPAEQGASILEQPLVSAALGMEQSMYGFGGVLTAAAIVFFAYTGFEALANLGEETKRPRRDLPVGLLGSLVVCTVLYVLVALVLSAMVDYTQIDEAAPLAAAFHSVGAHWVAALIALGAVTGLTSVMMVELVTIGRIGFAMSRDGLLPPKLSQVHRKWGTPHRVTIGGAVLVMLLGGFVPIAELADMVSIGALSGFVIVAIAIPVLRHRKPDLPRPFRMPWSPVLPVLTAVACLYLMTNLSVLTWVRFAVWLALGLVIYLAYGYRKSRLATGAPVTDDASG encoded by the coding sequence GTGAGTGTTCTGCGAACCCTTCCCGTCGAGGACGTGCTGGAACGCACCGAGCGCAGCGGCCTCGCTCGGCGGCTCTCCGGTGTCGACCTCGTCGGCTTCGGCATCGGCATCATCATCGGGACCGGCGTGTTCACCTTGGCGGGGATCGAGGCCAAGGAGCACGCCGGGCCCGCGGTGGTCCTCGCGTTCCTCGTGGGCGGCGTCGTCGCCGCGCTCGCGGCGCTGTGCTATGCGGAGCTGGCCTCCGCGGTGCCGACCGCCGGGAGCGCCTACACCTACGGCTACACGACGCTCGGCGAGATCTTCGCCTGGATCATCGGGTGGGACCTGCTGCTGGAGTTCGCCCTCGGTGCCGCGGTGGTCTCGCGCAGCTGGTCGGGGTACGTGTCGAGCCTGCTCGGGCTACCGCCGGAGTGGTTCAGCGAGGACGCGACGGTCAACGTCGGCGCGATCCTGATCATCGGCGTGCTCACCGTCGTCGCCGTCCTGGGCATCCGCGAGTCGTCCTGGCTGACCAACGCCCTGGTCGTGGTCAAGGTGTCGGTGTGCGTGCTGGTGATCGTCGCCGGGCTGTTCTTCTTCAACGGCGCGCACCTCACGCCGTTCGTCCCGCCATCGCAGCCCGCGGAGCAGGGCGCGAGCATCCTGGAGCAGCCGCTGGTGTCGGCGGCGCTGGGCATGGAGCAGTCGATGTACGGGTTCGGCGGCGTGCTCACGGCCGCCGCGATCGTGTTCTTCGCCTACACCGGCTTCGAGGCGCTGGCCAACCTCGGTGAGGAGACCAAGCGCCCGCGCCGCGACCTGCCGGTGGGGCTGCTGGGCAGCCTGGTGGTGTGCACCGTGCTGTACGTGCTGGTGGCGCTGGTGCTCAGCGCCATGGTCGACTACACGCAGATCGACGAGGCCGCTCCGCTGGCCGCCGCGTTCCACTCCGTCGGCGCCCACTGGGTGGCGGCGCTCATCGCGCTGGGCGCGGTGACCGGGCTGACCTCGGTGATGATGGTGGAGCTGGTGACCATCGGGCGCATCGGCTTCGCCATGAGCCGGGACGGGCTGCTGCCGCCGAAGCTGTCCCAGGTGCACCGGAAGTGGGGCACTCCGCACCGGGTGACGATCGGCGGTGCCGTGCTGGTGATGCTGCTCGGCGGTTTCGTGCCGATCGCCGAACTCGCGGACATGGTGAGCATCGGCGCGCTGTCCGGCTTCGTCATCGTGGCCATCGCGATTCCCGTGCTGCGCCACCGCAAACCGGACCTGCCGCGCCCGTTCCGGATGCCGTGGTCGCCGGTGCTGCCGGTGCTCACGGCCGTCGCCTGCCTGTACCTGATGACGAACTTGAGCGTGCTCACCTGGGTGCGGTTCGCGGTCTGGCTCGCGCTGGGCCTGGTGATCTACCTGGCCTACGGCTACCGCAAGTCCCGCTTGGCCACGGGTGCCCCGGTCACCGACGACGCGTCAGGATGA
- a CDS encoding catalase gives MASQHGDKQEQLDGVRQDPDGTYLTTQQGVRVDHTDDSLSAGARGPTLLEDFHAREKITHFDHERIPERVVHARGAGAYGYFEAYDDRLADYTAAKFLTDPSRRTPVFVRFSTVAGSRGSADTVRDVRGFATKFYTAEGNYDLVGNNMPVFFIQDGIKFPDFVHAVKPEPHNEIPQAQSAHDTLWDFVSLQPETMHMIMWLMSDRALPRSYRMMQGFGVHTFRFVNAEGTGTFVKFHWKPRLGTHSLVWEECQQVQGKDPDFNRRDLWDAIEAGNGPEWELGVQLVDESKEHDFDFDLLDATKIIPEEEVPVRPVGRMVLDRNPDNFFAETEQVAFHTANVVPGIDFTNDPLLQARNFSYLDTQLIRLGGPNFAHIPVNRPVAEVSTNQRDGFQQQRIHQGQTSYSNNSLGGGCPVIAGAGNGAFQHYQEKVEGAKIRQRSESFQNHYQQATLFWNSMAPWERDHIIAAFRFELGKVEHHHVREAAVEQINRVDHDLAIAVAEGVGVTPPPAAAGPNHGKHSPALSQSHSVTDTIATRTVAVLVSDGVDQAEVAQIREALAQRGATAEVLGSRDGSVRGADDSDVPVDRAINTMSSALYDGVIVPGGSGSVRALSADGYAVHFVAEAFKHAKPVAASDEGLAMLQRAGVDKVRHAGEGDGVVSDKGVVTAAATGGALPDGFMAEFAAVLAGHRVWNRDTEHVVA, from the coding sequence ATGGCTTCTCAGCACGGCGACAAGCAGGAACAACTCGACGGTGTGCGCCAGGATCCGGACGGCACCTACCTGACCACCCAGCAGGGCGTGCGGGTCGACCACACCGACGACTCCCTGAGCGCGGGAGCGCGCGGCCCCACGCTGCTGGAGGACTTCCACGCCCGCGAGAAGATCACCCACTTCGACCACGAGCGCATCCCCGAGCGGGTCGTGCACGCCCGCGGCGCGGGCGCCTACGGCTACTTCGAGGCCTACGACGATCGCCTCGCCGATTACACGGCGGCGAAGTTCCTCACCGACCCGAGCCGCCGCACCCCGGTGTTCGTCCGGTTCTCCACGGTGGCGGGGTCGCGCGGTTCGGCGGACACGGTGCGCGACGTGCGCGGGTTCGCGACGAAGTTCTACACCGCGGAGGGCAACTACGACCTGGTCGGCAACAACATGCCGGTGTTCTTCATCCAGGACGGCATCAAGTTCCCCGACTTCGTCCACGCGGTGAAGCCCGAGCCGCACAACGAGATCCCGCAGGCGCAGTCGGCGCACGACACGTTGTGGGACTTCGTGTCGCTGCAACCGGAAACGATGCACATGATCATGTGGTTGATGTCGGACCGGGCGCTGCCGCGCAGCTACCGCATGATGCAGGGCTTCGGGGTGCACACCTTCCGCTTCGTCAACGCCGAGGGCACCGGCACCTTCGTGAAGTTCCACTGGAAACCGCGGCTGGGCACGCATTCGCTGGTCTGGGAGGAATGCCAGCAGGTGCAGGGCAAGGACCCCGACTTCAACCGCCGCGACCTGTGGGACGCCATCGAAGCCGGGAACGGGCCGGAGTGGGAGCTCGGCGTGCAGCTCGTCGACGAGTCGAAGGAGCACGACTTCGACTTCGACCTGCTCGACGCCACCAAGATCATCCCGGAGGAGGAGGTCCCGGTGCGCCCGGTCGGGCGCATGGTGCTCGACCGCAACCCGGACAACTTCTTCGCCGAGACCGAACAGGTCGCCTTCCACACCGCGAACGTGGTGCCGGGCATCGACTTCACCAACGATCCGCTGCTGCAGGCGCGCAACTTCTCCTACCTGGACACCCAGCTGATCCGGCTCGGCGGGCCGAACTTCGCCCACATCCCGGTCAACCGCCCGGTCGCCGAGGTCTCCACCAACCAGCGCGACGGCTTCCAGCAGCAGCGCATCCACCAGGGGCAGACCAGCTACTCCAACAACAGCCTCGGCGGCGGCTGCCCGGTCATCGCGGGCGCCGGCAACGGAGCCTTCCAGCACTACCAGGAGAAGGTGGAAGGCGCGAAGATCCGCCAGCGCAGCGAGAGCTTCCAGAACCACTACCAGCAGGCCACCTTGTTCTGGAACAGCATGGCGCCGTGGGAACGCGACCACATCATCGCCGCGTTCCGGTTCGAGCTCGGCAAGGTCGAGCACCACCACGTGCGCGAAGCGGCCGTGGAGCAGATCAACCGGGTCGACCACGACCTCGCGATCGCCGTCGCCGAAGGGGTCGGCGTCACGCCCCCTCCGGCCGCGGCGGGGCCCAACCACGGCAAGCACTCCCCCGCGCTGAGCCAGTCCCACTCGGTCACCGACACCATCGCCACCCGCACCGTCGCCGTGCTGGTCTCCGACGGGGTCGATCAGGCCGAGGTCGCCCAGATCCGCGAGGCGCTCGCCCAACGCGGCGCGACCGCCGAGGTCCTCGGTAGCCGGGACGGCAGCGTGCGCGGCGCCGACGACAGCGACGTCCCGGTGGATCGGGCCATCAACACGATGTCCTCGGCGCTCTACGACGGGGTCATCGTGCCCGGCGGCAGCGGCAGCGTGCGGGCGCTGTCGGCCGACGGCTACGCGGTGCACTTCGTCGCGGAGGCGTTCAAGCACGCGAAGCCCGTCGCGGCCAGCGACGAGGGCCTGGCGATGCTGCAGCGCGCCGGGGTGGACAAGGTCCGCCACGCGGGCGAAGGCGACGGCGTGGTGTCCGACAAGGGCGTCGTGACCGCCGCGGCCACCGGCGGTGCGCTGCCCGACGGCTTCATGGCCGAGTTCGCCGCGGTCCTGGCCGGGCACCGCGTGTGGAACCGGGACACCGAGCACGTGGTCGCCTGA
- a CDS encoding SLC13 family permease — MSPELISIFALVACFVLATTMSVNMGVLSFAAAFAVGKLAGGLSDDDIFAGFPGDIFVVLVGVTYLFAIARANGTTDWLVHWAVRLVGGRLAVIPWVMFGIAALLTAIGAVSPAACAIIAPIALNLAARHGINPLLMGAMVVHGAQAGGFSPISVYGVIVNGVVADNGLAASPLVLFLGSFAVNLAIAAVVFVVFGGLRTARADTTAAPDDSADEPECLRLTRDRVLTLLGLAALVVCTLVFELDAGLVAMSVAVVLTVISPKTAANAPAEVTWPTVLLICGVLTYVSVLQEMGTIDYVGHAVAGVGLPLLAALLLCYIGGVVSAFASSVGLMGALIPLAVPFLATGTIGPIGMVTALAVSATLVDVSPFSTNGAIVLANAKGVDRDVFFRRLMIYGGVIVAVGPLVAWLIFVLPGLG; from the coding sequence GTGTCGCCCGAGCTGATTTCCATCTTCGCGCTCGTGGCCTGCTTCGTGCTGGCCACGACGATGTCGGTGAACATGGGGGTGCTGTCGTTCGCCGCCGCCTTCGCGGTCGGCAAGCTCGCCGGCGGCCTCTCCGACGACGACATCTTCGCCGGATTCCCCGGCGATATCTTCGTGGTGCTGGTCGGGGTGACGTACCTGTTCGCCATCGCCCGCGCCAACGGCACGACGGATTGGCTGGTGCACTGGGCGGTCCGGCTCGTGGGCGGCAGGCTCGCGGTGATCCCGTGGGTGATGTTCGGGATCGCGGCGCTGCTCACCGCCATCGGCGCGGTCAGCCCCGCCGCCTGCGCGATCATCGCGCCGATCGCGCTGAACCTCGCCGCCCGGCACGGGATCAACCCGCTGCTGATGGGCGCGATGGTCGTGCACGGCGCGCAAGCGGGCGGGTTCTCGCCGATCAGCGTCTACGGCGTGATCGTGAACGGGGTCGTCGCCGACAACGGGCTGGCGGCCAGCCCGCTGGTGCTGTTCCTGGGCAGCTTCGCGGTGAACCTGGCCATCGCGGCGGTCGTGTTCGTCGTGTTCGGCGGACTGCGCACCGCCCGTGCCGACACCACCGCCGCCCCGGACGACTCCGCCGACGAGCCGGAGTGCCTGCGGCTCACCCGCGATCGGGTGCTGACGCTGCTCGGCCTGGCCGCGCTCGTCGTGTGCACCCTCGTGTTCGAACTGGACGCCGGGCTGGTGGCGATGAGCGTCGCGGTGGTGCTCACCGTGATCTCGCCGAAGACCGCGGCGAACGCGCCCGCCGAGGTCACCTGGCCGACGGTGCTGCTGATCTGCGGTGTGCTGACCTACGTCAGCGTGCTGCAGGAGATGGGCACGATCGACTACGTCGGGCACGCCGTCGCCGGGGTCGGCCTGCCGCTGCTGGCCGCACTGCTGCTGTGCTACATCGGCGGCGTCGTGTCGGCGTTCGCCTCCTCGGTGGGGCTGATGGGGGCGTTGATCCCGCTGGCGGTGCCGTTCCTGGCCACCGGCACGATCGGTCCGATCGGCATGGTGACCGCGCTGGCGGTGTCCGCCACGCTGGTGGACGTCAGCCCGTTCTCCACCAACGGCGCCATCGTGCTGGCCAACGCGAAGGGCGTGGACCGCGACGTCTTCTTCCGCCGCCTGATGATCTACGGCGGGGTGATCGTGGCCGTGGGCCCGCTTGTGGCGTGGCTCATTTTCGTCCTCCCCGGACTGGGGTGA
- a CDS encoding acyl-CoA synthetase — protein sequence MDRAMELFPTLRRPEGKEALRFGARALTYPELAAAAAGIAEQVGSARRVAVWATSELETCVAVLGALAAGAAVVPVNPKVGERELAHIIGDSEPELLLAAPGFQPPEALGRVPVREVDLARTGSELPPEPSEDAPALIVYTSGTTGPPKGVVLPRRAIRANLDALADAWEWTEQDVLVHALPLFHVHGLILGTLGPVRLGGTVRHLGKFSSQAAAEELAGSATMLFGVPTMYHRLADDAESDPELAKAVGRARLLVSGSAALPAVEHERISRLTGQRVVERYGMSETIMNSGVRASGDRRPGYVGLPFDGVEIKLVDDAGRDIEISDDETVGEILVRGRNLFTGYLNRPDATAEAFVDGWFRTGDVATRAPDGYLRIVGRKATDIIKSGGYKIGAGEIENALLEHPSVAEVAVTGQADPDLGERILAWVVPAADPADSEATARELVEHVARLLTPHKRPREVRFVDSLPRNEMGKVMKKALHG from the coding sequence ATGGATCGCGCGATGGAGTTGTTCCCGACGCTGCGCAGGCCCGAGGGCAAGGAAGCCCTCCGGTTCGGTGCCCGCGCGCTGACCTATCCGGAGCTGGCCGCCGCCGCGGCGGGCATCGCCGAACAGGTCGGTTCCGCCCGGCGCGTCGCCGTGTGGGCGACCTCGGAGCTGGAGACCTGCGTGGCGGTGCTCGGCGCGCTCGCCGCCGGTGCGGCCGTGGTGCCGGTGAACCCGAAGGTGGGGGAGCGGGAACTCGCCCACATCATCGGCGACAGCGAACCGGAGCTGCTGCTGGCGGCGCCGGGGTTCCAGCCGCCGGAGGCGCTGGGGCGGGTTCCGGTCCGAGAGGTGGATCTCGCGCGCACCGGCAGTGAGCTGCCCCCCGAACCGAGCGAGGACGCGCCCGCGCTGATCGTCTACACCTCGGGCACGACCGGGCCGCCGAAGGGCGTGGTGCTGCCGCGGCGCGCGATCCGGGCGAACCTGGACGCGCTGGCCGACGCCTGGGAGTGGACCGAGCAGGACGTGCTGGTGCACGCGCTGCCGCTGTTCCACGTGCACGGGCTGATCCTCGGCACGCTCGGGCCGGTGCGGCTCGGCGGCACCGTGCGCCACTTGGGCAAGTTCTCCTCGCAGGCCGCGGCCGAGGAGCTGGCCGGGTCGGCGACGATGCTGTTCGGGGTGCCGACCATGTACCACCGGCTCGCCGACGACGCGGAATCCGATCCGGAGCTCGCGAAGGCGGTGGGCCGCGCGCGGCTGCTGGTCTCGGGGTCGGCGGCGTTGCCCGCCGTGGAGCACGAGCGGATCTCCCGGCTGACCGGGCAGCGGGTGGTGGAGCGCTACGGCATGAGCGAAACGATCATGAATTCGGGCGTGCGTGCTTCGGGTGACCGCAGACCCGGCTACGTGGGGCTGCCGTTCGACGGGGTGGAGATCAAGCTCGTCGACGACGCGGGCCGGGACATCGAGATCAGCGACGACGAGACGGTCGGGGAGATCCTGGTGCGCGGGCGGAATCTGTTCACCGGCTACCTCAACCGCCCCGACGCCACCGCCGAGGCGTTCGTGGACGGGTGGTTCCGCACCGGCGACGTCGCCACCCGCGCTCCCGACGGATATCTGCGCATCGTGGGGCGCAAGGCCACCGACATCATCAAGAGCGGCGGGTACAAGATCGGCGCGGGCGAGATCGAGAACGCCCTGCTGGAGCACCCTTCGGTCGCGGAGGTCGCCGTGACCGGGCAGGCCGATCCGGATCTGGGCGAACGCATCCTCGCGTGGGTGGTGCCCGCGGCGGACCCCGCCGACTCGGAGGCGACGGCGCGCGAACTCGTCGAGCACGTGGCTCGGCTGCTCACCCCGCACAAGCGTCCGCGTGAGGTGCGGTTCGTGGATTCCTTGCCGCGCAACGAGATGGGCAAGGTCATGAAGAAGGCGCTGCATGGGTGA
- a CDS encoding MFS transporter, with amino-acid sequence MGTSASRLAQRPTQRWQALVVCLLAGFMTLLDVSIVNVALPSMQQGLDAPPVALGWVVSGYALTFGLVLVPAGRLGDDRGRGRMFILALLLFTAASAAAGFAPSATWLVVSRLVQGVAGGMLNPQVLGLIQQLFQGSERAKAFGLFGAVIGLSTAIGPLLGGLIIELAGDEQGWRWVFFVNVPIGLAALVFAARVLPKAEPADGARSLDLVGVLLLGAALLALLLPLIERESGSGAPWYLLPAAPVLLVLFVLWERGYRARGREPLIDLGLFGIRSYSFGTALGMLYFAGFTSIFFVLALYFQRGLGYSPLQAGLAMTPFAIGSAASSALSGRLVNRFGRSLVVLGLVGALAGLVVTDLLLAGGPGHVAGLLVAGPLLLAGVGSGLVISPNQTVTLAKVDSARGGTAAGIQQTGQRLGTAIGTATASGLFFSALAVGGYDAAISTGLLVAVGFVALALLLAVTEQLILTRRR; translated from the coding sequence ATGGGAACAAGTGCCTCGCGGCTCGCCCAGCGGCCGACGCAGCGCTGGCAGGCACTGGTGGTGTGCCTGCTGGCGGGGTTCATGACCCTGCTCGACGTCAGCATCGTCAACGTCGCGCTGCCGTCCATGCAGCAGGGCCTGGACGCCCCGCCCGTCGCGCTGGGCTGGGTGGTGTCCGGCTACGCGCTCACCTTCGGCCTGGTGCTGGTGCCGGCGGGCAGGCTCGGCGACGACCGGGGTCGTGGCCGGATGTTCATCCTGGCGCTGCTGCTGTTCACCGCGGCCAGCGCCGCCGCCGGGTTCGCGCCGTCGGCGACCTGGCTGGTCGTGTCCCGGCTCGTGCAGGGCGTGGCGGGCGGCATGCTCAACCCGCAGGTGCTCGGGCTGATCCAGCAGCTGTTCCAGGGCAGCGAGCGGGCGAAGGCGTTCGGGCTGTTCGGCGCGGTGATCGGGCTGTCCACCGCGATCGGTCCGCTGCTCGGCGGGCTCATCATCGAACTCGCCGGGGACGAGCAGGGCTGGCGCTGGGTGTTCTTCGTGAACGTGCCGATCGGCCTGGCGGCGCTGGTGTTCGCCGCCAGGGTCCTGCCGAAGGCCGAGCCTGCCGACGGCGCTCGCAGCCTCGACCTGGTGGGCGTGCTGCTGCTCGGTGCCGCGCTGCTGGCGTTGCTGCTGCCCCTGATCGAACGGGAGAGCGGCAGCGGCGCGCCGTGGTACCTGCTGCCGGCGGCGCCGGTGCTGCTGGTGCTGTTCGTGCTGTGGGAACGCGGCTACCGCGCCAGGGGACGGGAACCGCTGATCGACCTCGGCCTGTTCGGCATCCGCAGCTACAGCTTCGGCACCGCGCTGGGCATGTTGTACTTCGCCGGTTTCACCAGCATCTTCTTCGTGCTGGCGCTGTACTTCCAGCGCGGACTGGGGTACTCGCCGCTGCAGGCGGGCCTGGCGATGACACCGTTCGCGATCGGCTCGGCGGCGTCCTCCGCGCTCAGCGGCAGGCTCGTGAACCGGTTCGGCCGCTCGCTGGTCGTGCTCGGCCTGGTCGGCGCGCTGGCCGGGCTGGTCGTGACGGACCTGCTGCTCGCGGGCGGTCCCGGCCACGTCGCCGGACTGCTGGTCGCGGGCCCGCTGCTGCTGGCAGGGGTGGGCAGCGGCCTGGTCATCTCGCCGAACCAGACCGTCACCCTCGCCAAGGTCGACTCCGCTCGCGGTGGCACCGCCGCCGGGATCCAGCAGACCGGGCAGCGCCTCGGCACCGCGATCGGCACGGCGACCGCATCGGGGCTGTTCTTCAGCGCGCTGGCCGTCGGCGGCTACGACGCCGCGATCTCCACCGGCCTGCTGGTCGCCGTCGGGTTCGTCGCGCTGGCCCTGCTGCTGGCCGTCACCGAACAGCTCATCCTGACGCGTCGTCGGTGA